A stretch of the Clostridium fungisolvens genome encodes the following:
- a CDS encoding ABC transporter permease: MASINIIMELLSSTLALATPLIFAGLGGVFSERSGVVNIGLEGMMIMGAFFGVYGSFLTGSAMVGIIFALIAGGLIALIHAFLSINLKADQVISGTAINLFAQALAAFLIFKLFGKGGQTDGVNGLAYNIPKALRDMPVLGKLVGDLNWFVYAAIVAVIIAHFVLYKTPWGLRIRAVGEHPKAADTLGINVYKVRYICVVLSGMLAGLGGAALSLGSTPLYRDGMVSGRGFIALAAVIFGNWKPKGTLFACLLFSFADAFQLKSQLLGLKLPTEIYSVFPYVITMIALAGFVGKTQAPAADGVPYEKGQR, encoded by the coding sequence ATGGCTAGTATAAATATAATCATGGAACTTTTATCTTCAACCTTAGCTCTTGCAACTCCTTTAATATTCGCAGGTCTTGGCGGAGTATTTTCAGAAAGATCTGGAGTTGTAAACATAGGTCTTGAAGGTATGATGATCATGGGAGCCTTCTTTGGAGTATATGGGTCCTTCCTTACAGGAAGCGCGATGGTAGGAATCATTTTTGCTTTAATAGCAGGTGGACTTATAGCATTAATTCATGCTTTCTTAAGTATAAACCTAAAGGCAGATCAAGTTATATCGGGTACAGCGATAAACCTTTTTGCTCAAGCCTTAGCAGCCTTTCTTATCTTTAAGCTTTTCGGAAAAGGCGGACAAACGGATGGTGTTAATGGTTTAGCATACAATATACCAAAAGCTTTAAGAGATATGCCGGTGCTCGGTAAACTTGTAGGAGACTTAAATTGGTTTGTATATGCAGCAATAGTTGCAGTAATAATAGCACACTTTGTACTATACAAAACTCCGTGGGGACTTAGAATAAGAGCCGTTGGAGAACATCCAAAGGCAGCAGATACTCTAGGAATAAATGTATATAAAGTAAGATATATATGTGTTGTATTATCAGGAATGCTTGCAGGTCTTGGTGGAGCAGCATTATCACTTGGAAGTACGCCACTATATAGAGATGGAATGGTATCAGGAAGAGGATTTATAGCCCTAGCAGCTGTTATCTTCGGTAACTGGAAGCCAAAAGGAACACTATTTGCATGTTTACTATTTAGTTTTGCAGATGCCTTCCAGTTGAAATCACAGCTACTTGGACTTAAGCTTCCAACAGAAATATACTCAGTGTTCCCTTATGTAATCACAATGATAGCTTTAGCAGGATTTGTAGGTAAGACACAAGCTCCAGCAGCTGACGGTGTACCTTACGAAAAGGGACAAAGATAA
- a CDS encoding ABC transporter ATP-binding protein: MTKVVEMKGITKIFPGTIANDDVNFDLNKSETHVLLGENGAGKTTLMNILYGLYQQEKGEIYVNGQLAKITNPNDAIKLGIGMVHQHFMLVHNFTVAENIVLGIEPKKGLKVDMKKAIEDVKAIAKKYGFNIDPNEVIEDITVGKQQKVEILKALYRGADILILDEPTAVLTPQEIDELGVIIDNLKSQGKSVILITHKLKEVMKMSDRVTIIRRGKVTGTVNTKDTNIDQLAELMVGRKVNLVVQKAEAKVGREILKIENLNANDHRKLPVVKNLDLTVHAGEVVGIAGVDGNGQSEFIEALTGLRKAVSGKVTINGKDIFNKAPKIVMESGVGHVPEDRHKRGLILKYSLFENSILGIHRNKPFSKGIVLNYSEVRKHCNKLIEEFDVRTPNDEVSASALSGGNQQKLIVAREISKDPELLIVCQPTRGLDVGAIEYIHKRIIQERDSGKAVLLVSLELDEIMSLSDRIAVMYDGQILDIVDRKDATELKLGILMAGGSLKDDEKEVKDLE, translated from the coding sequence GTGACAAAAGTGGTAGAAATGAAGGGCATCACAAAAATATTCCCAGGAACCATAGCTAACGATGATGTTAATTTTGATCTTAACAAAAGTGAAACACACGTTTTGCTAGGTGAAAATGGAGCGGGAAAAACCACTTTAATGAACATACTATATGGGTTGTACCAACAAGAGAAGGGTGAAATATATGTTAACGGGCAGCTAGCTAAGATAACAAACCCTAACGATGCTATAAAGCTTGGAATTGGTATGGTGCATCAACATTTTATGCTTGTTCATAATTTTACAGTTGCAGAAAATATAGTTCTAGGAATTGAACCTAAAAAAGGTTTGAAGGTAGACATGAAGAAAGCGATAGAGGATGTTAAGGCTATTGCTAAAAAGTATGGTTTCAACATAGATCCAAATGAAGTAATTGAAGACATCACAGTGGGTAAACAGCAAAAGGTAGAAATACTAAAGGCTTTATATAGAGGAGCAGATATATTAATACTTGACGAACCTACAGCGGTTCTAACTCCTCAAGAAATAGATGAGCTTGGAGTTATTATAGATAACTTAAAGTCACAGGGCAAGTCAGTAATTCTTATCACTCATAAGCTTAAAGAAGTTATGAAGATGAGTGACAGAGTAACCATAATAAGAAGAGGTAAGGTTACTGGAACTGTAAATACTAAAGATACTAATATCGACCAATTAGCGGAGCTAATGGTAGGTAGAAAAGTTAATCTTGTAGTACAGAAGGCTGAAGCAAAAGTAGGCCGTGAAATCCTTAAGATAGAAAACTTAAATGCTAATGATCATAGAAAACTTCCTGTAGTTAAGAATCTTGATCTTACAGTACATGCAGGTGAAGTAGTTGGTATAGCCGGAGTAGATGGAAACGGGCAGTCAGAGTTTATAGAAGCTTTAACTGGTCTTAGAAAAGCTGTTAGTGGAAAAGTAACTATAAACGGCAAAGACATATTTAACAAGGCACCTAAAATAGTTATGGAGTCTGGTGTCGGACATGTTCCTGAAGACAGGCACAAAAGAGGATTAATACTTAAATATTCATTATTTGAAAACTCAATCTTAGGTATTCATAGAAATAAACCTTTTAGCAAAGGTATCGTATTAAACTATAGCGAAGTTAGAAAACATTGCAATAAGCTTATAGAAGAGTTTGACGTAAGAACTCCAAATGATGAAGTTTCAGCATCAGCTTTATCAGGGGGAAATCAACAAAAGCTTATAGTTGCAAGAGAAATATCAAAAGATCCAGAACTTCTAATAGTATGTCAACCAACAAGAGGTCTTGATGTTGGAGCTATAGAATACATTCATAAGAGAATAATACAGGAAAGAGACAGTGGTAAAGCAGTTCTTTTAGTTTCACTAGAACTGGACGAAATAATGTCTTTATCTGATAGAATAGCAGTAATGTATGATGGACAAATCTTAGATATAGTAGATAGAAAAGATGCTACAGAGCTAAAACTTGGAATACTTATGGCTGGTGGTAGTCTTAAGGATGATGAGAAAGAGGTGAAGGATCTTGAGTAA
- a CDS encoding Cof-type HAD-IIB family hydrolase, with amino-acid sequence MSYKLVCIDMDGTLLNSRKKISNYNKEMLKKAHDMGVHIVITTGRIFNNAIHYSNLLGVKSPVIATNGAVIREKDKGIVIYKNALNTETCLRLLDSVGKYGIKMHFYTTDSIFVSSRVQGTALKLYMSYPLPKDLRLTIKYIGKRKEWEKVFKEHADEFVKCIVFSPNKNTLKNFRKELDAMNDVSVTSSGAFNIEILNKDVTKGRAVEVLAAYYGIKREEIMCIGDNENDMPMIEYAGMGVAMGNGIKELKDIADYITDTNDNDGVGKAIEKFIVSKER; translated from the coding sequence ATGAGCTATAAATTAGTATGTATAGATATGGATGGAACTCTACTAAACAGCAGAAAAAAGATTTCGAATTATAATAAAGAGATGTTGAAAAAAGCCCATGATATGGGAGTGCATATTGTTATAACTACAGGCAGAATATTTAATAATGCCATACATTATTCGAATTTATTAGGTGTTAAATCTCCAGTTATAGCTACTAATGGAGCTGTGATAAGAGAAAAAGATAAAGGGATAGTTATATACAAAAATGCTCTTAACACTGAGACTTGTCTCAGACTCCTTGATTCAGTAGGCAAATATGGAATAAAAATGCACTTTTATACTACTGATAGTATATTTGTAAGTAGCAGAGTTCAAGGAACTGCTTTAAAATTATACATGTCGTATCCATTACCAAAAGATTTAAGACTTACGATTAAATATATAGGTAAAAGAAAAGAATGGGAAAAGGTATTTAAAGAGCATGCAGATGAATTTGTAAAATGTATTGTGTTTAGTCCTAATAAGAACACTCTAAAGAACTTTAGAAAAGAACTTGATGCTATGAATGATGTAAGTGTAACTAGCTCTGGGGCCTTTAATATAGAAATATTGAACAAAGATGTTACAAAAGGAAGAGCGGTTGAAGTTCTTGCTGCATACTACGGTATAAAAAGAGAAGAGATAATGTGTATAGGGGATAACGAGAACGATATGCCTATGATAGAGTATGCTGGAATGGGAGTAGCTATGGGCAATGGAATTAAAGAGCTTAAGGATATAGCTGATTATATAACAGACACAAATGATAATGATGGGGTTGGAAAAGCTATAGAAAAATTTATTGTATCTAAGGAAAGATAA
- a CDS encoding DegV family protein: MEKIKIVTDSTVDIPIDLLKKNDVEVLPLLINFGEESYLDGVEINLRTMLKRIEEENALPTTAQVTPNRFYECYKRYLEEGYKIISLHLSSDMSGTYNSACIAKDMFDTEDIIVIDSENVTSGLGIVVLKAIALREKGMSIKEIEHELLLAIPHIKSALSFESLDNLVRGGRLSRTAGVIGSVLGIRLLLEVKQGKMSVMDKVRGSKKATKEIIRTFETLKRKTGEPVVLLHIENQDIYEPLKEYLNENDIEYIDAEVGCTVGIHSGPKACGLFFIEEF, encoded by the coding sequence ATGGAAAAGATTAAAATAGTTACAGACAGTACTGTAGATATCCCCATTGATTTGTTAAAGAAGAATGACGTGGAGGTACTACCACTTCTTATTAATTTTGGAGAAGAAAGCTATCTTGATGGAGTAGAAATAAATCTTAGGACTATGCTTAAGCGTATAGAAGAAGAAAACGCACTTCCAACCACAGCACAAGTTACCCCAAATAGATTTTATGAATGTTACAAGAGATATTTAGAAGAGGGTTATAAAATTATATCCTTACATCTTTCATCAGATATGAGTGGAACTTATAACTCAGCTTGTATAGCTAAAGATATGTTTGACACAGAAGATATAATAGTAATTGACTCGGAAAATGTAACATCAGGATTAGGTATAGTAGTTCTTAAAGCAATAGCTTTAAGAGAAAAAGGAATGAGCATAAAAGAAATAGAGCATGAATTATTGTTAGCTATACCACATATTAAAAGCGCATTAAGCTTTGAAAGTTTAGATAACCTAGTTCGTGGAGGAAGGCTCTCAAGAACTGCAGGAGTTATTGGTAGTGTACTTGGAATAAGACTACTATTAGAGGTTAAGCAGGGAAAGATGTCTGTAATGGACAAGGTTAGAGGAAGTAAAAAGGCTACTAAAGAAATAATTAGAACATTTGAAACTCTTAAGAGAAAAACAGGAGAGCCAGTTGTGCTTCTGCATATCGAGAATCAAGATATCTATGAACCTCTGAAAGAATACTTGAACGAAAATGATATTGAATATATTGATGCAGAAGTTGGATGCACAGTTGGAATACACTCAGGTCCAAAAGCTTGTGGATTATTTTTTATTGAAGAATTCTAA
- a CDS encoding tRNA (cytidine(34)-2'-O)-methyltransferase yields the protein MNLNIVLYQPEIPQNTGNIARTCVLTNSKLHLIKPLGFDLDEKHVRRAGLDYWQYLNMEIYESYEEFMEKNKGARIFLSTTHAESYYDEVEYKEGDFIMFGRESSGVPESVHNDLQGIRVPMINTSTRSLNLSNTVSIIAYEALRQIGFPSMK from the coding sequence GTGAATCTTAATATAGTTTTATATCAACCAGAGATACCTCAAAATACAGGTAACATAGCTAGAACTTGTGTTTTGACTAATTCAAAGCTACATTTAATTAAACCTTTAGGCTTTGATTTAGATGAAAAGCATGTAAGAAGAGCAGGACTTGATTATTGGCAATATTTAAATATGGAGATTTATGAAAGCTATGAAGAGTTTATGGAGAAGAATAAAGGAGCTAGAATATTCTTGTCTACAACTCATGCAGAAAGTTATTATGATGAAGTGGAATATAAAGAAGGTGATTTCATAATGTTTGGTAGAGAATCATCTGGAGTTCCTGAAAGTGTCCACAATGATTTACAAGGAATAAGGGTTCCGATGATAAATACATCAACAAGATCACTTAATCTATCAAACACAGTTTCAATTATTGCGTATGAAGCATTGAGACAAATTGGTTTTCCAAGTATGAAGTAA
- a CDS encoding BMP family lipoprotein, whose amino-acid sequence MNKKKLMAAVASVAVVATLFAGCASKSNDKTTTDNKTSDKKVMVGLSTDEGGLNDKSFNQAADTGIKKAKDEFKFDYKAVESKSKDDYESNLDALVSEKANLVVGVGFQMSDAVKNAASKHTDVNFAIVDSAVDAANVRSILFKEQDGSFLMGVIAGKMAGTGKVGFIGGKDMELIQKFEAGFAAGVKAVNPTAAEDLIGRKTVQYVDSFTDAAKGKEAAKNLINAGCTVIYHAAGGAGEGMFQAVQEANKNGKKVWAIGVDMDQAVTLPQYADVILSSMIKKVDFATYQAAKDIVNGTFKSGTVELGLKEGGIDIAGTSSKNTPKDVLDLVAKYQAAVKDGKITVPTKPADVKTFAPAAVQ is encoded by the coding sequence ATGAACAAGAAAAAATTAATGGCTGCTGTAGCTTCGGTGGCAGTAGTAGCAACTCTATTTGCTGGTTGTGCTAGTAAGTCTAATGACAAAACAACTACTGATAACAAGACTTCTGATAAGAAGGTAATGGTTGGACTTTCAACTGATGAAGGTGGATTAAATGATAAGTCATTTAACCAAGCAGCTGATACTGGAATAAAGAAAGCTAAAGATGAATTCAAATTTGATTATAAGGCTGTTGAATCAAAATCTAAAGATGATTATGAATCAAACCTAGATGCATTAGTATCAGAAAAAGCTAACTTAGTTGTAGGCGTTGGATTCCAAATGTCTGATGCAGTTAAGAATGCAGCTTCAAAGCATACTGATGTAAACTTTGCTATAGTTGACTCAGCTGTTGATGCTGCTAATGTAAGATCAATACTATTTAAAGAACAAGACGGTTCATTCCTTATGGGAGTTATAGCTGGTAAGATGGCTGGAACTGGCAAGGTAGGATTTATTGGTGGAAAAGACATGGAACTTATACAAAAGTTCGAAGCTGGATTTGCAGCTGGAGTTAAAGCTGTTAACCCAACTGCTGCAGAAGATTTAATTGGAAGAAAAACAGTTCAATATGTTGATAGCTTTACAGATGCTGCAAAGGGAAAAGAAGCAGCTAAGAACTTAATCAATGCTGGTTGTACAGTAATATACCATGCAGCTGGTGGAGCTGGAGAAGGTATGTTCCAAGCTGTTCAAGAAGCAAACAAGAATGGTAAAAAGGTTTGGGCTATAGGAGTTGATATGGACCAAGCGGTTACACTTCCACAATATGCTGATGTAATACTTTCTTCTATGATAAAGAAAGTTGACTTCGCAACATACCAAGCTGCTAAAGATATAGTAAATGGTACATTCAAATCTGGTACTGTTGAATTAGGATTAAAAGAAGGCGGAATAGATATAGCTGGAACTTCAAGCAAGAATACTCCTAAAGATGTTCTTGATTTAGTTGCTAAGTATCAAGCTGCTGTTAAAGATGGAAAGATAACAGTTCCAACAAAACCAGCTGATGTTAAAACATTTGCACCAGCTGCAGTACAATAA
- a CDS encoding ABC transporter permease translates to MSKTTAKGKENKALQIVKPILFPLAAIIFSIFISVFFVIWAKGYSILDYFKALEDLFSTIWKGSFGSEMNLFNTIFYLTPLIFTGVANAVAFKTGLFNIGGEGQFVVGMVAAALVGVIPGLPAIIHLPLVLIAGIAAGGLWAAVPGYLKAKMGTNEVINSIMMNYIAMYAANFIILRTSFGVQGKSASPLIKESARIGRFVSNYQANYGVFIGIAVAIFVTWLLWKTTTGYELRAVGLNPQGAEYGGINISKNIILAMVISGAIAGLGGAVHLAGGKYYTDDFSTLPGYGFSGMAVALLAKSHPIGCIFAAVLFGALNSSSKVLQLNGIPKEIVYLIQSIIIIFVATDYIVKYFAEKKKKKEVLING, encoded by the coding sequence TTGAGTAAAACTACAGCGAAGGGTAAAGAAAATAAAGCGCTACAGATAGTAAAACCAATATTGTTCCCTTTAGCGGCAATAATATTTTCTATATTCATTTCAGTGTTTTTCGTAATCTGGGCTAAGGGATACTCCATATTAGATTACTTTAAAGCGCTAGAAGATCTTTTTAGCACCATATGGAAAGGTTCCTTTGGTAGCGAAATGAACTTATTTAATACTATATTCTACTTGACACCACTTATATTTACCGGTGTAGCAAATGCGGTAGCATTTAAGACCGGATTATTTAACATAGGTGGAGAAGGTCAGTTTGTAGTAGGTATGGTAGCAGCAGCTTTAGTTGGAGTTATACCAGGACTTCCTGCAATTATACATCTTCCATTGGTTTTGATAGCAGGTATAGCAGCTGGTGGTCTATGGGCAGCAGTACCAGGATATCTTAAAGCAAAGATGGGAACAAACGAAGTTATAAACTCAATCATGATGAACTATATAGCAATGTATGCTGCAAACTTTATAATTCTTAGAACATCTTTTGGAGTTCAAGGAAAGTCAGCATCACCACTTATAAAAGAAAGTGCTAGAATTGGTAGATTCGTGTCAAACTATCAAGCAAACTATGGTGTGTTTATAGGAATAGCAGTAGCAATATTTGTTACATGGCTTTTATGGAAAACTACCACAGGTTATGAGCTTAGAGCTGTTGGTTTAAATCCACAGGGAGCAGAATACGGTGGAATAAATATATCAAAAAACATAATACTTGCAATGGTTATATCAGGAGCTATAGCAGGTCTTGGTGGAGCAGTTCACTTAGCTGGCGGTAAGTACTATACTGATGATTTTAGTACACTTCCAGGTTACGGTTTCAGTGGTATGGCAGTAGCTCTTCTTGCGAAAAGCCATCCGATAGGATGTATATTTGCAGCTGTACTTTTTGGAGCTCTAAACAGTAGTTCAAAAGTATTACAGTTAAATGGTATACCTAAAGAAATAGTATATCTTATACAATCAATAATAATAATCTTTGTAGCAACAGACTACATCGTTAAATACTTTGCAGAAAAGAAGAAGAAGAAGGAGGTATTGATCAATGGCTAG